A stretch of Caenorhabditis elegans chromosome IV DNA encodes these proteins:
- the ogdh-1 gene encoding 2-oxoglutarate dehydrogenase, mitochondrial (Confirmed by transcript evidence), with product MHRASLICRLASPSRINAIRNASSGKSHISASTLVQHRNQSVAAAVKHEPFLNGSSSIYIEQMYEAWLQDPSSVHTSWDAYFRNVEAGAGPGQAFQAPPATAYAGALGVSPAAAQVTTSSAPATRLDTNASVQSISDHLKIQLLIRSYQTRGHNIADLDPLGINSADLDDTIPPELELSFYGLGERDLDREFLLPPTTFISEKKSLTLREILQRLKDIYCTSTGVEYMHLNNLEQQDWIRRRFEAPRVTELSHDQKKVLFKRLIRSTKFEEFLAKKWPSEKRFGLEGCEVLIPAMKQVIDSSSTLGVDSFVIGMPHRGRLNVLANVCRQPLATILSQFSTLEPADEGSGDVKYHLGVCIERLNRQSQKNVKIAVVANPSHLEAVDPVVMGKVRAEAFYAGDEKCDRTMAILLHGDAAFAGQGVVLETFNLDDLPSYTTHGAIHIVVNNQIGFTTDPRSSRSSPYCTDVGRVVGCPIFHVNVDDPEAVMHVCNVAADWRKTFKKDVIVDLVCYRRHGHNELDEPMFTQPLMYQRIKQTKTALEKYQEKILNEGVANEQYVKEELTKYGSILEDAYENAQKVTYVRNRDWLDSPWDDFFKKRDPLKLPSTGIEQENIEQIIGKFSQYPEGFNLHRGLERTLKGRQQMLKDNSLDWACGEALAFGSLLKEGIHVRLSGQDVQRGTFSHRHHVLHDQKVDQKIYNPLNDLSEGQGEYTVCNSSLSEYAVLGFELGYSMVDPNSLVIWEAQFGDFSNTAQCIIDQFISSGQSKWIRQSGLVMLLPHGYEGMGPEHSSARPERFLQMCNEDDEIDLEKIAFEGTFEAQQLHDTNWIVANCTTPANIYHLLRRQVTMPFRKPAVVFSPKSLLRHPMARSPVEDFQSGSNFQRVIPETGAPSQNPPDVKRVVFCTGKVYYDMVAARKHVGKENDVALVRVEQLSPFPYDLVQQECRKYQGAEILWAQEEHKNMGAWSFVQPRINSLLSIDGRATKYAGRLPSSSPATGNKFTHMQEQKEMMSKVFGVPKSKLEGFKA from the exons ATGCATCGGGCGAGTCTTATATGTCGTCTTGCGTCCCCCAGTCGCATCAATGCCATCAGAAATGCTTCATCCGGAAAGAGCCACATTTCTGCTTCGACACTTGTTCAG caccGCAATCAGTCAGTGGCCGCCGCCGTCAAGCATGAACCATTCCTAAATGGATCCTCATCCATCTACATTGAGCAAATGTACGAAGCTTGGCTTCAGGATCCATCATCAGTACACACTTCATGGGATGCGTACTTCCGCAATGTCGAGGCCGGAGCCGGACCAGGACAAGCTTTTCAGGCTCCACCAGCAACTGCCTACGCTGGAGCTCTTGGAGTTTCACCAGCAGCTGCTCAAGTCACGACctc ATCTGCCCCGGCCACTCGCCTCGATACGAATGCATCTGTTCAATCGATCTCGGATCACTTGAAAATCCAGCTCCTCATCCGCAGTTATCAGACTCGTGGTCACAATATCGCAGATCTCGATCCACTCGGAATAAACAGTGCCGATTTGGATGACACGATTCCACCGGAGCTTGAACTCTCGTTCTACGGACTTGGAGAACGTGATTTGGACCGAGAATTCCTTCTTCCGCCCACCACTTTTATCAGCGAAAAGAAGAGCTTGACGTTGAGAGAAATTCTTCAGAGACTTAAG gatATCTATTGCACCAGCACCGGAGTCGAATATATGCATTTGAACAATCTCGAGCAACAAGATTGGATCCGCCGACGATTCGAAGCTCCACGTGTCACCGAGCTCTCTCACGATCAGAAGAAGGTGCTGTTCAAACGTCTGATCCGGTCTACAAAGTTCGAAGAGTTCCTCGCCAAAAAATGGCCAAGTGAGAAGAGATTCGGTCTTGAGGGGTGCGAAGTTCTAATTCCGGCAATGAAGCAAGTCATCGACTCATCTTCGACACTTGGAGTCGACTCATTCGTCATTGGAATGCCACATCGTGGAAGGCTCAATGTGCTTGCCAACGTTTGCCGTCAGCCACTGGCCACGATTCTGTCGCAATTCTCGACTCTCGAGCCTGCTGATGAAGGATCCGGAGATGTTAAGTACCATTTGGGAGTCTGCATCGAACGATTGAACAGACAATCACAGAAGAACGTTAAAATCGCCGTCGTCGCTAATCCATCTCACTTGGAAGCTGTCGATCCAGTTGTGATGGGAAAGGTCCGAGCTGAAGCTTTCTATgctggagatgagaagtgcGATCGGACGATGGCTATCCTTCTTCACGGAGATGCTGCGTTCGCCGGTCAAGGTGTTGTGCTCGAGACGTTCAATTTGGATGATCTGCCGAGTTACACGACTCACGGAGCCATCCACATCGTTGTGAACAATCAAATCGGATTCACTACCGATCCAAGATCTTCTCGCTCGTCTCCATATTGTACAGATGTTGGTCGTGTCGTCGGATGCCCGATCTTCCACGTGAACGTCGACGATCCGGAGGCTGTAATGCACGTGTGCAATGTCGCCGCCGATTGGAGGAAGACTTTCAAGAAGGACGTTATCGTGGATCTTGTTTGTTACCGGCGTCACGGACACAATGAGCTCGACGAGCCGATGTTCACTCAACCACTCATGTACCAACGAATCAAGCAAACGAAGACAGCACTGGAAAAGTATCAGGAGAAGATTCTCAACGAAGGAGTTGCAAATGAGCAATATGTTAAGGAAGAACTCACAAAGTACGGGTCGATTCTCGAGGATGCTTATGAGAATGCGCAGAAGGTGACATATGTTCGTAACAGAGATTGGCTCGATTCTCCATGGGATGATTTCTTCAAGAAGCGTGATCCACTCAAGCTACCATCAACCGGAATCGAACAGGAGAACATTGAACagattattggaaaattctcGCAGTATCCAGAAGGTTTTAATCTTCATCGTGGTTTGGAGAGAACACTGAAGGGGCGGCAGCAAATGCTCAAGGATAACTCG cTTGATTGGGCTTGCGGAGAGGCTCTCGCGTTCGGATCACTTTTGAAAGAAGGAATTCACGTACGATTGAGTGGACAAGATGTTCAGAGAGGAACATTCTCACATCGACATCATGTTCTTCACGATCAAAAAGTTGATCAGAAG atctACAACCCACTGAATGATCTATCTGAAGGACAAGGAGAATACACAGTCTGCAATTCATCCCTCTCAGAGTACGCTGTTCTTGGATTCGAACTCGGTTATTCGATGGTCGATCCGAACTCTCTTGTCATTTGGGAAGCTCAATTCGGAGATTTCTCCAACACAGCTCAATGCATCATTGATCAATTCATCTCGTCAGGACAGTCGAAATGGATTCGTCAATCTGGATTGGTGATGCTTCTGCCTCATGGATACGAAGGAATGGGACCAGAACACTCGTCGGCTCGACCGGAAAGATTCTTGCAAATGTGCAATGAAGACGATGAGATTGATCTTGAG aaaatcgcgTTCGAAGGAACATTTGAAGCTCAACAACTGCACGATACCAATTGGATCGTTGCCAACTGCACAACACCAGCCAACATCTATCATCTTCTCCGCCGTCAAGTAACAATGCCATTCCGTAAACCGGCAGTCGTCTTCTCACCAAAATCTCTTCTCCGTCACCCGATGGCTCGTTCTCCAGTCGAAGACTTCCAATCTGGATCCAATTTCCAAAGAGTTATTCCAGAAACTGGTGCTCCATCTCAGAATCCACCAGACGTGAAGCGAGTTGTCTTCTGTACTGGAAAAGTGTACTACGATATGGTCGCCGCCCGTAAGCACGTTGGAAAGGAGAATGATGTTGCACTAGTCAGAGTTGAGCAGCTCTCACCGTTCCCATATGATTTGGTGCAACAAGAGTGCAGAAAGTATCAAGGAGCCGAGATTTTGTGGGCTCAAGAG gagCACAAGAACATGGGAGCCTGGTCATTCGTGCAACCACGCATCAACTCACTTCTCTCGATTGACGGTCGCGCCACGAAATACGCTGGACGTCTTCCATCCTCATCACCAGCTACTGGAAACAAATTCACTCACATGCAAGAACAAAAGGAGATGATGAGCAAAGTGTTTGGAGTTCcaaaatcgaaattggaaGGATTCAAGGCCTAA
- the ogdh-1 gene encoding oxoglutarate dehydrogenase (succinyl-transferring) (Confirmed by transcript evidence), whose protein sequence is MHLNNLEQQDWIRRRFEAPRVTELSHDQKKVLFKRLIRSTKFEEFLAKKWPSEKRFGLEGCEVLIPAMKQVIDSSSTLGVDSFVIGMPHRGRLNVLANVCRQPLATILSQFSTLEPADEGSGDVKYHLGVCIERLNRQSQKNVKIAVVANPSHLEAVDPVVMGKVRAEAFYAGDEKCDRTMAILLHGDAAFAGQGVVLETFNLDDLPSYTTHGAIHIVVNNQIGFTTDPRSSRSSPYCTDVGRVVGCPIFHVNVDDPEAVMHVCNVAADWRKTFKKDVIVDLVCYRRHGHNELDEPMFTQPLMYQRIKQTKTALEKYQEKILNEGVANEQYVKEELTKYGSILEDAYENAQKVTYVRNRDWLDSPWDDFFKKRDPLKLPSTGIEQENIEQIIGKFSQYPEGFNLHRGLERTLKGRQQMLKDNSLDWACGEALAFGSLLKEGIHVRLSGQDVQRGTFSHRHHVLHDQKVDQKIYNPLNDLSEGQGEYTVCNSSLSEYAVLGFELGYSMVDPNSLVIWEAQFGDFSNTAQCIIDQFISSGQSKWIRQSGLVMLLPHGYEGMGPEHSSARPERFLQMCNEDDEIDLEKIAFEGTFEAQQLHDTNWIVANCTTPANIYHLLRRQVTMPFRKPAVVFSPKSLLRHPMARSPVEDFQSGSNFQRVIPETGAPSQNPPDVKRVVFCTGKVYYDMVAARKHVGKENDVALVRVEQLSPFPYDLVQQECRKYQGAEILWAQEEHKNMGAWSFVQPRINSLLSIDGRATKYAGRLPSSSPATGNKFTHMQEQKEMMSKVFGVPKSKLEGFKA, encoded by the exons ATGCATTTGAACAATCTCGAGCAACAAGATTGGATCCGCCGACGATTCGAAGCTCCACGTGTCACCGAGCTCTCTCACGATCAGAAGAAGGTGCTGTTCAAACGTCTGATCCGGTCTACAAAGTTCGAAGAGTTCCTCGCCAAAAAATGGCCAAGTGAGAAGAGATTCGGTCTTGAGGGGTGCGAAGTTCTAATTCCGGCAATGAAGCAAGTCATCGACTCATCTTCGACACTTGGAGTCGACTCATTCGTCATTGGAATGCCACATCGTGGAAGGCTCAATGTGCTTGCCAACGTTTGCCGTCAGCCACTGGCCACGATTCTGTCGCAATTCTCGACTCTCGAGCCTGCTGATGAAGGATCCGGAGATGTTAAGTACCATTTGGGAGTCTGCATCGAACGATTGAACAGACAATCACAGAAGAACGTTAAAATCGCCGTCGTCGCTAATCCATCTCACTTGGAAGCTGTCGATCCAGTTGTGATGGGAAAGGTCCGAGCTGAAGCTTTCTATgctggagatgagaagtgcGATCGGACGATGGCTATCCTTCTTCACGGAGATGCTGCGTTCGCCGGTCAAGGTGTTGTGCTCGAGACGTTCAATTTGGATGATCTGCCGAGTTACACGACTCACGGAGCCATCCACATCGTTGTGAACAATCAAATCGGATTCACTACCGATCCAAGATCTTCTCGCTCGTCTCCATATTGTACAGATGTTGGTCGTGTCGTCGGATGCCCGATCTTCCACGTGAACGTCGACGATCCGGAGGCTGTAATGCACGTGTGCAATGTCGCCGCCGATTGGAGGAAGACTTTCAAGAAGGACGTTATCGTGGATCTTGTTTGTTACCGGCGTCACGGACACAATGAGCTCGACGAGCCGATGTTCACTCAACCACTCATGTACCAACGAATCAAGCAAACGAAGACAGCACTGGAAAAGTATCAGGAGAAGATTCTCAACGAAGGAGTTGCAAATGAGCAATATGTTAAGGAAGAACTCACAAAGTACGGGTCGATTCTCGAGGATGCTTATGAGAATGCGCAGAAGGTGACATATGTTCGTAACAGAGATTGGCTCGATTCTCCATGGGATGATTTCTTCAAGAAGCGTGATCCACTCAAGCTACCATCAACCGGAATCGAACAGGAGAACATTGAACagattattggaaaattctcGCAGTATCCAGAAGGTTTTAATCTTCATCGTGGTTTGGAGAGAACACTGAAGGGGCGGCAGCAAATGCTCAAGGATAACTCG cTTGATTGGGCTTGCGGAGAGGCTCTCGCGTTCGGATCACTTTTGAAAGAAGGAATTCACGTACGATTGAGTGGACAAGATGTTCAGAGAGGAACATTCTCACATCGACATCATGTTCTTCACGATCAAAAAGTTGATCAGAAG atctACAACCCACTGAATGATCTATCTGAAGGACAAGGAGAATACACAGTCTGCAATTCATCCCTCTCAGAGTACGCTGTTCTTGGATTCGAACTCGGTTATTCGATGGTCGATCCGAACTCTCTTGTCATTTGGGAAGCTCAATTCGGAGATTTCTCCAACACAGCTCAATGCATCATTGATCAATTCATCTCGTCAGGACAGTCGAAATGGATTCGTCAATCTGGATTGGTGATGCTTCTGCCTCATGGATACGAAGGAATGGGACCAGAACACTCGTCGGCTCGACCGGAAAGATTCTTGCAAATGTGCAATGAAGACGATGAGATTGATCTTGAG aaaatcgcgTTCGAAGGAACATTTGAAGCTCAACAACTGCACGATACCAATTGGATCGTTGCCAACTGCACAACACCAGCCAACATCTATCATCTTCTCCGCCGTCAAGTAACAATGCCATTCCGTAAACCGGCAGTCGTCTTCTCACCAAAATCTCTTCTCCGTCACCCGATGGCTCGTTCTCCAGTCGAAGACTTCCAATCTGGATCCAATTTCCAAAGAGTTATTCCAGAAACTGGTGCTCCATCTCAGAATCCACCAGACGTGAAGCGAGTTGTCTTCTGTACTGGAAAAGTGTACTACGATATGGTCGCCGCCCGTAAGCACGTTGGAAAGGAGAATGATGTTGCACTAGTCAGAGTTGAGCAGCTCTCACCGTTCCCATATGATTTGGTGCAACAAGAGTGCAGAAAGTATCAAGGAGCCGAGATTTTGTGGGCTCAAGAG gagCACAAGAACATGGGAGCCTGGTCATTCGTGCAACCACGCATCAACTCACTTCTCTCGATTGACGGTCGCGCCACGAAATACGCTGGACGTCTTCCATCCTCATCACCAGCTACTGGAAACAAATTCACTCACATGCAAGAACAAAAGGAGATGATGAGCAAAGTGTTTGGAGTTCcaaaatcgaaattggaaGGATTCAAGGCCTAA